A single region of the Kineosporiaceae bacterium SCSIO 59966 genome encodes:
- a CDS encoding matrixin family metalloprotease, which produces MRAAFWPLVGALAAAVLAVVTLTVLRPELLPGGSAAPSGHPSLPAGLSPVPLGTPAPAPAGEGGFRVLAADAGEPVRWDPCRPIRYVVDDRAAPPGADYLLTSALAEVQRVTGFSFVREGVTDEVPADDRRPVQPERYGDRWVPVLVVWSDPSEHPRLAGDVAAYAGPQAVDGAEPGTRRYVTGQLVIDSPQLGEAAAGAAGLARSRAVLLHELGHLVGLDHVDDRSQLMFPSTTPLVTDFADGDLRGLAAVSGGPCRTDF; this is translated from the coding sequence GTGAGGGCAGCGTTCTGGCCCCTGGTGGGGGCGCTGGCCGCGGCCGTCCTCGCCGTCGTCACCCTCACCGTGCTGCGGCCGGAGCTGCTGCCGGGTGGCTCGGCCGCGCCGTCCGGCCACCCGTCCCTGCCTGCCGGGCTGTCCCCGGTGCCGCTCGGCACGCCGGCGCCCGCCCCGGCGGGGGAGGGCGGTTTCCGCGTCCTGGCCGCCGACGCCGGTGAGCCGGTGCGCTGGGACCCGTGCCGTCCCATCCGCTACGTCGTCGACGACCGCGCTGCCCCGCCCGGAGCGGACTACCTGCTGACCTCCGCGCTGGCCGAGGTGCAGCGGGTCACTGGGTTCTCGTTCGTTCGCGAAGGGGTCACCGACGAGGTGCCCGCCGACGACCGCCGACCGGTGCAGCCGGAGCGGTACGGTGACCGCTGGGTGCCCGTACTCGTCGTCTGGTCGGATCCGTCCGAGCACCCGCGGCTGGCGGGAGACGTCGCCGCCTACGCCGGGCCGCAGGCCGTGGACGGCGCGGAGCCGGGCACCCGGCGGTACGTCACCGGTCAGCTGGTGATCGACTCCCCGCAGCTCGGCGAGGCCGCCGCCGGAGCCGCCGGACTCGCTCGGAGCCGTGCGGTGCTGCTGCACGAGCTGGGTCACCTGGTCGGCCTCGACCACGTCGACGACCGCTCCCAGCTGATGTTCCCGTCGACCACCCCGCTGGTGACCGACTTCGCCGACGGTGACCTGCGCGGACTGGCGGCGGTGTCCGGGGGTCCGTGCCGGACCGACTTCTGA
- a CDS encoding DUF4192 domain-containing protein: MERTVWRASEPRDLIVYAQYAVGYRPRQSVVVLCLGPGGRRVGAVGRFDLVPDDVPGAIEAQSDAVALVARTGQAAAVAVVVFTDDDLPADLLPAVRERLAVDGVPLLDAWAVGGTRYRCLTCDDDCCPPDGWPVEELADGALAAELVLDGRVLLDRRCDVVADLTPAADADARDVAGRLADAPPAGRSVADASHRGAALDTWLRMLDREPDRASSLEVAEVLQAMETAAVRDAVILTAVPGTRKAARSLATGSAFSVGDDGALLPDHDVGVALDAVFGGAGTIGGPPVHPDHERVARIEAHLRRLVRLAPPRYRRAPMGVLAWLAWWTGRGVLADEVLKLLEAEHPGDTLGELIRVAVDRGLPPPWAQPAGGLAEPPAC; the protein is encoded by the coding sequence ATGGAGCGCACCGTGTGGCGGGCCAGCGAGCCCCGGGACCTGATCGTCTACGCCCAGTACGCCGTCGGCTACCGGCCACGACAGAGCGTGGTGGTGCTGTGTCTGGGCCCTGGAGGACGCCGGGTCGGCGCGGTCGGGCGGTTCGACCTCGTGCCGGACGACGTCCCCGGTGCGATCGAGGCCCAGTCGGACGCCGTCGCGCTCGTCGCCCGCACCGGCCAGGCTGCCGCGGTGGCTGTCGTCGTGTTCACGGACGACGACCTCCCTGCAGACCTGCTGCCGGCCGTCCGCGAGCGCCTCGCGGTCGACGGCGTCCCGCTGCTCGACGCCTGGGCCGTCGGTGGCACCCGGTACCGCTGTCTCACCTGCGACGACGACTGCTGCCCGCCGGACGGCTGGCCGGTCGAGGAGCTGGCGGACGGCGCCCTCGCCGCCGAGCTCGTCCTCGACGGCCGGGTCCTCCTCGACCGGCGCTGTGACGTGGTCGCGGACCTCACGCCGGCCGCCGACGCGGATGCCCGGGACGTCGCCGGCCGGTTGGCGGACGCACCGCCGGCCGGCCGTTCGGTGGCGGATGCGTCTCACCGGGGCGCCGCGCTCGACACGTGGCTGCGGATGCTCGACCGGGAACCGGACCGGGCGTCGTCCCTGGAGGTGGCTGAGGTCCTGCAGGCCATGGAGACCGCCGCGGTGCGAGACGCCGTCATCCTCACCGCCGTGCCCGGGACGCGGAAGGCGGCCCGGAGCCTGGCCACCGGCAGTGCCTTCTCGGTCGGCGACGACGGCGCCCTGCTGCCCGACCACGACGTCGGCGTCGCCCTCGACGCGGTGTTCGGCGGCGCCGGGACCATCGGTGGGCCGCCGGTGCATCCTGATCACGAGCGGGTCGCCCGGATCGAGGCGCACCTGCGCCGGCTCGTCCGCCTCGCCCCACCCCGGTACAGGCGGGCGCCCATGGGCGTGCTGGCCTGGCTGGCCTGGTGGACCGGTCGCGGCGTCCTGGCTGACGAGGTGCTCAAGCTGCTCGAGGCCGAGCACCCCGGCGACACCCTCGGTGAGCTGATCCGGGTGGCCGTGGACCGCGGGCTCCCGCCGCCGTGGGCGCAGCCGGCCGGAGGACTGGCGGAGCCTCCCGCATGCTGA
- a CDS encoding EcsC family protein, whose product MARDQQKSSPSTLDKAAASLVDRLIDLGIGGVGPFDPARDVADEARTASRSVEEAVDAVVAEHTRLAAAGGFVTGLGGLVTMPFALPANVVGFYVVAARMVAAIAHLRGHDLEAPQVRTALLVTLVGGDADDILAKAGVVAPGGRVARLTLRRLPAPVLMMVNKGIAFRLVSRLVSRGVARLGRAVPFVGGAAGAGLDAYLLRRIATAAKREFAEV is encoded by the coding sequence ATGGCGCGAGACCAGCAGAAGAGCTCCCCGTCCACGCTCGACAAGGCGGCCGCCTCCCTGGTGGACCGGCTGATCGACCTCGGCATCGGCGGGGTCGGCCCGTTCGACCCAGCCCGGGACGTGGCTGACGAGGCCCGGACGGCGTCGCGGTCCGTCGAGGAGGCGGTCGACGCCGTCGTGGCCGAGCACACCCGGCTGGCCGCCGCGGGTGGGTTCGTCACCGGGCTCGGCGGGCTCGTCACCATGCCGTTCGCGCTGCCCGCGAACGTCGTCGGTTTCTACGTCGTCGCTGCCCGGATGGTGGCCGCGATCGCTCACCTGCGCGGGCACGACCTGGAGGCGCCGCAGGTGCGCACGGCGCTGCTCGTCACGCTGGTCGGCGGCGACGCCGACGACATCCTCGCCAAGGCGGGGGTCGTCGCCCCGGGCGGCCGGGTGGCGCGGCTCACCCTGCGTCGGCTGCCCGCCCCGGTGCTGATGATGGTGAACAAGGGCATCGCGTTCCGGCTGGTGAGCCGGCTGGTGTCCCGGGGGGTCGCCCGTCTCGGCCGGGCGGTCCCGTTCGTCGGCGGAGCCGCGGGAGCGGGCCTGGACGCCTACCTGCTGCGCCGGATCGCTACCGCCGCGAAGCGGGAGTTCGCCGAGGTGTAG
- a CDS encoding bifunctional o-acetylhomoserine/o-acetylserine sulfhydrylase, whose amino-acid sequence MTTGWSFETRQIHAGQTPDAATGARALPIYQTTSYVFRDTQHAADLFALNEFGNIYTRLMNPTTDVVEQRVADLEGGVGALLVASGQSAETLALLNLAEAGDHVVASPSLYGGTANLLRHTFPKLGVSVDFVDDPDDLEAWRRAVRPTTKAFFGESIANPRQDVLDIEAVAGIAHEAGVPLVVDNTVATPYLLRPLEWGADVVVHSATKYLGGHGTAIGGVIVDGGTFDYASRPDRFPGFNTPDPSYHGLVYARDLGVDSPLGANLAYVLKARVQLLRDLGPAISPFNAFLIAQGLETLSLRMERHVANAVRVASWLEDRAEVASVSYAGLPSSPWYERAQRYAPRGAGAVLAFELRGGIEAGRRFVEGLTLHSHVANIGDVRSLVIHPASTTHSQLTEAEQRAAGVTPGLVRLAVGIEHIDDILADLEVGLTAAKAVS is encoded by the coding sequence ATGACCACCGGATGGTCCTTCGAGACCCGCCAGATCCACGCCGGCCAGACCCCCGACGCCGCCACCGGCGCGCGGGCGCTGCCGATCTACCAGACCACCTCATACGTCTTCCGCGACACCCAGCACGCCGCCGACCTCTTCGCCCTCAACGAGTTCGGCAACATCTACACCCGGCTGATGAACCCGACGACCGACGTCGTCGAGCAGCGGGTCGCCGACCTGGAGGGGGGCGTGGGCGCGCTCCTCGTCGCCAGCGGCCAGTCCGCCGAGACGCTCGCCCTGCTCAACCTCGCCGAGGCCGGGGACCACGTCGTCGCCAGTCCGAGCCTGTACGGCGGCACCGCCAACCTCCTGCGGCACACGTTCCCCAAGCTCGGGGTGTCCGTCGACTTCGTCGACGACCCCGACGACCTCGAGGCGTGGCGGCGGGCCGTCCGCCCGACGACGAAGGCGTTCTTCGGCGAGTCCATCGCCAACCCGCGCCAGGACGTGCTGGACATCGAGGCCGTCGCAGGGATCGCCCACGAGGCCGGGGTGCCGCTCGTCGTCGACAACACGGTCGCCACCCCGTACCTGCTCCGGCCGCTGGAGTGGGGGGCCGACGTCGTCGTCCACTCCGCGACCAAGTACCTGGGCGGGCACGGCACCGCCATCGGTGGGGTCATCGTCGACGGCGGCACCTTCGACTACGCGAGCCGGCCCGACCGGTTCCCGGGCTTCAACACCCCCGACCCCAGCTACCACGGGCTCGTCTACGCCCGGGACCTCGGGGTCGACAGCCCCTTGGGGGCCAACCTCGCCTACGTGCTCAAGGCGCGGGTCCAGCTGCTGCGCGACCTCGGGCCCGCGATCTCCCCGTTCAACGCGTTCCTCATCGCCCAGGGGCTCGAGACCCTCAGCCTGCGGATGGAGCGGCACGTGGCCAACGCCGTCCGGGTCGCGTCCTGGCTGGAGGACCGGGCCGAGGTGGCCTCGGTGTCCTACGCCGGCCTGCCGTCGAGCCCTTGGTACGAGCGGGCCCAGCGGTACGCGCCGCGTGGCGCCGGCGCGGTGCTCGCGTTCGAGCTGCGCGGCGGGATCGAGGCCGGGCGCCGGTTCGTCGAGGGACTCACCCTGCACAGCCACGTCGCCAACATCGGCGACGTCCGCAGCCTCGTCATCCACCCGGCGTCCACGACGCACAGCCAGCTCACCGAGGCCGAGCAGCGGGCAGCCGGTGTGACGCCGGGGCTGGTACGCCTCGCGGTCGGGATCGAGCACATCGACGACATCCTCGCCGACCTGGAGGTCGGGCTGACCGCGGCCAAGGCGGTGTCGTGA
- a CDS encoding DUF1232 domain-containing protein — MRSLRRATALKALWSALTRARATSGHGLGEQLRAVPRMLRAGLTGRYPGLDRRRLAVMALAAVYVVSPVDLVPGAVFLLLGVADDALVATWLAGALLSEVDAFLDWEAARDGRTTAAHPDVVVGEVVR, encoded by the coding sequence GTGCGGAGCCTGCGACGTGCCACGGCGCTCAAGGCCCTGTGGAGTGCGCTGACCCGTGCCCGAGCGACGAGCGGCCACGGTCTCGGCGAGCAGCTGCGCGCCGTCCCGCGGATGCTGCGGGCCGGTCTCACCGGCCGCTACCCAGGCCTGGACCGGCGACGGCTCGCTGTGATGGCGCTCGCCGCCGTGTACGTCGTCTCCCCGGTGGACCTCGTCCCCGGGGCGGTGTTCCTGCTCCTCGGTGTCGCCGACGACGCCCTCGTCGCGACCTGGCTCGCCGGTGCCCTGCTCAGCGAGGTCGACGCCTTCCTCGACTGGGAGGCCGCCCGTGACGGCCGGACGACGGCCGCCCACCCCGACGTCGTCGTCGGCGAGGTCGTGCGCTGA